The following coding sequences lie in one Mus musculus strain C57BL/6J chromosome 11, GRCm38.p6 C57BL/6J genomic window:
- the 6030468B19Rik gene encoding protein IL-40 precursor — protein sequence MALLQLLLFAMLAACGFSEEQTEGITIAYKVLEVYPQSRRVLITCDAPEASQPITYSLLASRGILVAKKVVHDSVPASFNINITIKSSPDLLTYSCQATSNSGTYGPSSRLQMYQELWAKPVSQLQADFVLRHGDSGPTVELSCLASSGSPPITYRLVGNGGRVLAQQRPLHGKPANFSLPLSQTTGWFQCEAENDVGVDSSARIPLPRAEARAKLVTTLAGELPLTPTCILAGSLVSIAVIASRMLSSTGL from the exons ATGGCGCTCCTTCAGCTGCTCCTCTTTGCCATGCTGG CTGCCTGTGGCTTCTCAGAGGAGCAGACAGAAG GCATCACCATTGCCTACAAAGTACTGGAAGTTTATCCCCAAAGCCGGAGGGTGCTTATAACCTGCGATGCCCCTGAGGCGTCCCAGCCCATCACATACTCTCTCCTGGCTAGCCGAGGTATCCTGGTGGCAAAAAAGGTTGTGCATGACTCCGTGCCGGCCTCCTTCAACATCAATATCACCATCAAGTCCAGCCCAGACCTGCTCACCTACTCCTGCCAGGCAACCTCGAACTCTGGCACCTATGGACCCAGCAGCAGGCTCCAGATGTACCAGGAACTGTGGGCTA AGCCAGTGTCTCAGCTGCAGGCTGACTTCGTCCTACGCCATGGGGACTCGGGCCCCACTGTGGAGCTGTCCTGcctggcatcctcaggcagccCCCCCATCACCTACCGCTTGGTGGGGAATGGTGGGCGTGTTCTTGCACAGCAAAGGCCACTTCATGGAAAACCAGCCAACTTCTCCCTCCCGCTGTCCCAGACCACTGGTTGGTTCCAGTGCGAAGCTGAAAACGATGTCGGTGTGGACAGCAGTGCCCGCATCCCGCTGCCCCGAG CAGAGGCCCGAGCCAAGCTGGTGACCACCCTCGCAGGGGAGCTGCCCCTGACACCCACCTGTATTCTGGCTGGCAGCCTCGTCTCCATAGCCGTTATTGCTTCCAGGATGCTGAGCTCGACCGG GTTGTGA
- the 6030468B19Rik gene encoding protein IL-40 isoform X2 has protein sequence MALLQLLLFAMLAACGFSEEQTEGITIAYKVLEVYPQSRRVLITCDAPEASQPITYSLLASRGILVAKKVVHDSVPASFNINITIKSSPDLLTYSCQATSNSGTYGPSSRLQMYQELWAKPVSQLQADFVLRHGDSGPTVELSCLASSGSPPITYRLVGNGGRVLAQQRPLHGKPANFSLPLSQTTGWFQCEAENDVGVDSSARIPLPREARAKLVTTLAGELPLTPTCILAGSLVSIAVIASRMLSSTGL, from the exons ATGGCGCTCCTTCAGCTGCTCCTCTTTGCCATGCTGG CTGCCTGTGGCTTCTCAGAGGAGCAGACAGAAG GCATCACCATTGCCTACAAAGTACTGGAAGTTTATCCCCAAAGCCGGAGGGTGCTTATAACCTGCGATGCCCCTGAGGCGTCCCAGCCCATCACATACTCTCTCCTGGCTAGCCGAGGTATCCTGGTGGCAAAAAAGGTTGTGCATGACTCCGTGCCGGCCTCCTTCAACATCAATATCACCATCAAGTCCAGCCCAGACCTGCTCACCTACTCCTGCCAGGCAACCTCGAACTCTGGCACCTATGGACCCAGCAGCAGGCTCCAGATGTACCAGGAACTGTGGGCTA AGCCAGTGTCTCAGCTGCAGGCTGACTTCGTCCTACGCCATGGGGACTCGGGCCCCACTGTGGAGCTGTCCTGcctggcatcctcaggcagccCCCCCATCACCTACCGCTTGGTGGGGAATGGTGGGCGTGTTCTTGCACAGCAAAGGCCACTTCATGGAAAACCAGCCAACTTCTCCCTCCCGCTGTCCCAGACCACTGGTTGGTTCCAGTGCGAAGCTGAAAACGATGTCGGTGTGGACAGCAGTGCCCGCATCCCGCTGCCCCGAG AGGCCCGAGCCAAGCTGGTGACCACCCTCGCAGGGGAGCTGCCCCTGACACCCACCTGTATTCTGGCTGGCAGCCTCGTCTCCATAGCCGTTATTGCTTCCAGGATGCTGAGCTCGACCGG GTTGTGA
- the 6030468B19Rik gene encoding protein IL-40 isoform X1, translating into MALLQLLLFAMLAACGFSEEQTEGITIAYKVLEVYPQSRRVLITCDAPEASQPITYSLLASRGILVAKKVVHDSVPASFNINITIKSSPDLLTYSCQATSNSGTYGPSSRLQMYQELWAKPVSQLQADFVLRHGDSGPTVELSCLASSGSPPITYRLVGNGGRVLAQQRPLHGKPANFSLPLSQTTGWFQCEAENDVGVDSSARIPLPRGELVLPGLEQGVVRWLGLNLATAQGRAGLGVAARLLCPFHSRGPSQAGDHPRRGAAPDTHLYSGWQPRLHSRYCFQDAELDRVVTGRQSHGLASLPCTRTHQWSKREPEVWG; encoded by the exons ATGGCGCTCCTTCAGCTGCTCCTCTTTGCCATGCTGG CTGCCTGTGGCTTCTCAGAGGAGCAGACAGAAG GCATCACCATTGCCTACAAAGTACTGGAAGTTTATCCCCAAAGCCGGAGGGTGCTTATAACCTGCGATGCCCCTGAGGCGTCCCAGCCCATCACATACTCTCTCCTGGCTAGCCGAGGTATCCTGGTGGCAAAAAAGGTTGTGCATGACTCCGTGCCGGCCTCCTTCAACATCAATATCACCATCAAGTCCAGCCCAGACCTGCTCACCTACTCCTGCCAGGCAACCTCGAACTCTGGCACCTATGGACCCAGCAGCAGGCTCCAGATGTACCAGGAACTGTGGGCTA AGCCAGTGTCTCAGCTGCAGGCTGACTTCGTCCTACGCCATGGGGACTCGGGCCCCACTGTGGAGCTGTCCTGcctggcatcctcaggcagccCCCCCATCACCTACCGCTTGGTGGGGAATGGTGGGCGTGTTCTTGCACAGCAAAGGCCACTTCATGGAAAACCAGCCAACTTCTCCCTCCCGCTGTCCCAGACCACTGGTTGGTTCCAGTGCGAAGCTGAAAACGATGTCGGTGTGGACAGCAGTGCCCGCATCCCGCTGCCCCGAGGTGAGCTGGTCCTTCCTGGCCTGGAGCAGGGAGTTGTGAGGTGGTTGGGGCTGAATCTGGCCACTGcgcagggcagggcaggcctAGGGGTTGCCGCACGCCTTCTTTGCCCCTTTCATAGCAGAGGCCCGAGCCAAGCTGGTGACCACCCTCGCAGGGGAGCTGCCCCTGACACCCACCTGTATTCTGGCTGGCAGCCTCGTCTCCATAGCCGTTATTGCTTCCAGGATGCTGAGCTCGACCGG GTTGTGACCGGAAGACAGAGCCATGGGCTTGCCTCCCTGCCCTGTACAAGAACCCACCAATGGAGCAAAAGAGAGCCTGAGGTGTGGGGGTAG
- the 6030468B19Rik gene encoding protein IL-40 isoform X3: MALLQLLLFAMLAACGFSEEQTEEPVSQLQADFVLRHGDSGPTVELSCLASSGSPPITYRLVGNGGRVLAQQRPLHGKPANFSLPLSQTTGWFQCEAENDVGVDSSARIPLPRGELVLPGLEQGVVRWLGLNLATAQGRAGLGVAARLLCPFHSRGPSQAGDHPRRGAAPDTHLYSGWQPRLHSRYCFQDAELDRVVTGRQSHGLASLPCTRTHQWSKREPEVWG, from the exons ATGGCGCTCCTTCAGCTGCTCCTCTTTGCCATGCTGG CTGCCTGTGGCTTCTCAGAGGAGCAGACAGAAG AGCCAGTGTCTCAGCTGCAGGCTGACTTCGTCCTACGCCATGGGGACTCGGGCCCCACTGTGGAGCTGTCCTGcctggcatcctcaggcagccCCCCCATCACCTACCGCTTGGTGGGGAATGGTGGGCGTGTTCTTGCACAGCAAAGGCCACTTCATGGAAAACCAGCCAACTTCTCCCTCCCGCTGTCCCAGACCACTGGTTGGTTCCAGTGCGAAGCTGAAAACGATGTCGGTGTGGACAGCAGTGCCCGCATCCCGCTGCCCCGAGGTGAGCTGGTCCTTCCTGGCCTGGAGCAGGGAGTTGTGAGGTGGTTGGGGCTGAATCTGGCCACTGcgcagggcagggcaggcctAGGGGTTGCCGCACGCCTTCTTTGCCCCTTTCATAGCAGAGGCCCGAGCCAAGCTGGTGACCACCCTCGCAGGGGAGCTGCCCCTGACACCCACCTGTATTCTGGCTGGCAGCCTCGTCTCCATAGCCGTTATTGCTTCCAGGATGCTGAGCTCGACCGG GTTGTGACCGGAAGACAGAGCCATGGGCTTGCCTCCCTGCCCTGTACAAGAACCCACCAATGGAGCAAAAGAGAGCCTGAGGTGTGGGGGTAG